In Tursiops truncatus isolate mTurTru1 chromosome X, mTurTru1.mat.Y, whole genome shotgun sequence, the following proteins share a genomic window:
- the MAGEH1 gene encoding melanoma-associated antigen H1 gives MPRGRKSRRRRNARAAEENRNNRKIQASETSETPMAASLVPSTPEDDLSGPEEDPSTPEEAPTTPEEASSTALAQKPSVARSNFQGTKKSLLMSILALIFIMGNSAKEALVWKVLGKLGMQPGRQHSIFGDPKKVVTEEFVRRGYLIYKPVPRSSPVEYEFFWGPRAHVESSKLKVMHFVARVRNRCSKDWPCNYDWDSDDDAEVEAILNSGARGYSAP, from the coding sequence ATGCCACGGGGACGAAAGAGTCGGCGTCGCCGTAACGCAAGGGCCGCAGAAGAGAACCGCAACAATCGTAAGATACAGGCCTCAGAAACCTCCGAGACCCCGATGGCCGCCTCTTTGGTCCCGAGCACCCCCGAGGACGACCTGAGCGGCCCAGAGGAAGACCCAAGCACTCCAGAGGAGGCACCCACCACTCCCGAGGAAGCCTCGAGCACTGCTCTAGCGCAGAAGCCCTCGGTAGCCAGGAGCAATTTTCAAGGCACCAAGAAAAGTCTCCTGATGTCTATATTAGCCCTCATCTTCATCATGGGCAACAGCGCCAAGGAGGCCCTGGTCTGGAAAGTGCTGGGAAAGTTGGGGATGCAGCCTGGCCGGCAGCACAGCATCTTTGGAGATCCAAAGAAGGTCGTTACAGAAGAGTTTGTGCGCAGAGGGTACCTGATTTATAAGCCGGTGCCCCGTAGCAGTCCTGTGGAGTACGAGTTCTTCTGGGGACCTCGAGCACACGTGGAATCAAGCAAGCTGAAAGTCATGCATTTTGTGGCAAGGGTGCGTAACCGATGCTCCAAGGACTGGCCATGTAATTACGATTGGGATTCTGATGATGATGCAGAAGTTGAGGCTATCCTCAATTCAGGTGCTAGGGGTTATTCTGCCCCTTAG